DNA from Methanosphaera sp. WGK6:
TTTATAAACTGCATTTAATACATCACGAATTTCCATCATAGCTAAACCAAATAAGTTTTTACCTATGAATTTACCATTTTCTTCTTCAACACCCCATTCTAAATTATCACTCTTGAATACTATGCCTTTATCACCAGTTTTTATTAATTCTTTTGTGAAATTAATATCTGTTACGATTTTATAATATAAAGCATTGATGTATACTGTGTATTTTAATTCTTCCCATATTTTATCAGATTTATTTCTAAAATTATTTTCTATAACACTTATTATTTCCTTAGCTGAAGAATATTTGTCTGTACCTATATGAATATGTGTTGATTCATCTTTAATCAATTGATCATACATGAAAATATAATCATTATTTTTATTAAAATCAATATTATATTTAGGTTTTCCTGTAGAACTCCATAAATTAATAAATAAAGGTTTTGTTGAATCACCCAATAATTTTTTAGTATTTTCACTTAAAGAATCATCAGCAATTATTTTATCACCAAATGAAGGTGCTTTAGGAAATATTTTATAATATTCATCTTTATCATTGACATTTTCATTAAATTGTATTAAGTATTCAGCACCAGTTCCAGTACGCCAAAAATTTGATTTTTCAGGATATGTAGGATATTTAATCCATGGTGGTGCTATATATGTTTTTTGTTCATCAGACATTATTATCACCTTTATATAAAATAATATTTTTAAAAATTAGTTTAAATTTTATTATATCTTTCAAAAAGAAATATTTTTGTTTAAAATTAGTTAATAGATGATAAAAAAAGTAAGAAGCAGAATATAATACTTAATTTGTATTATATTTTCCTATACTAATTATATCACTCAATAATGCAGATGCTGTTTCTATTGACCCTGCACCTACTCCCACTACAGTAACATCTTCAGATAAATCTGTTTTTAATGTAATTACATTTAATGTTCCATTTACTGCAAATGGTGAACCTTGTTTAACTAACATTGGAGCTACAGTTAATTTACCATCATTTGCTTCAGCTACTAATTTTATTAAATATCCATCCTTAAGTGCTAATTTAACTGCATTTGATGATATATTTGATATTCCTTGTAATGAAACATCATCTAATGATACATCCCAACCCATTAATGAATTTGCAATAATAACTATTTTACATGCAGCATCCAAACCTTCTACATCTTGATAAGGATTTGTTTCAGCAATTCCTAATTCTTGAGCTTCTTTAAGTGTTGGTTCATACTCAGTTCCTTCATTAGCCATACGTGATAATATATAATTAGTTGTACCATTTAATATACCTTGAACTGAATGAATTTTATTTCCTGCTAATGATTCACGACCTAAATTAATAACAGGCATTGTTCCACCAACAGAAGCTTCAAATCTAAATTTAACATTATTTTTACGGGCTTCTTCAATTAATGTTTTAAAGTTTAATGCTAATGGTCCTTTATTAGATGTTACTACATCTTTATT
Protein-coding regions in this window:
- a CDS encoding homoserine dehydrogenase codes for the protein MTTNKMRLCILGFGAVGQGLAKVVLMKHDELIERYGLDLVITAISDRSGAAINPDGLNPQQALDIKEETGKIKDYPEYGIADIDGIGVLDKAEYDCLVEVTPTNIEDGEPTQSHILKAMNDNKDVVTSNKGPLALNFKTLIEEARKNNVKFRFEASVGGTMPVINLGRESLAGNKIHSVQGILNGTTNYILSRMANEGTEYEPTLKEAQELGIAETNPYQDVEGLDAACKIVIIANSLMGWDVSLDDVSLQGISNISSNAVKLALKDGYLIKLVAEANDGKLTVAPMLVKQGSPFAVNGTLNVITLKTDLSEDVTVVGVGAGSIETASALLSDIISIGKYNTN
- a CDS encoding NADAR family protein; this translates as MSDEQKTYIAPPWIKYPTYPEKSNFWRTGTGAEYLIQFNENVNDKDEYYKIFPKAPSFGDKIIADDSLSENTKKLLGDSTKPLFINLWSSTGKPKYNIDFNKNNDYIFMYDQLIKDESTHIHIGTDKYSSAKEIISVIENNFRNKSDKIWEELKYTVYINALYYKIVTDINFTKELIKTGDKGIVFKSDNLEWGVEEENGKFIGKNLFGLAMMEIRDVLNAVYKNYDKIDWDLSGDPYSKERCMCSHMH